The Streptomyces sp. NBC_01142 genome has a window encoding:
- a CDS encoding SMI1/KNR4 family protein, which translates to MSEELSRWYRGRLVGGPFWSFDPGECAALEREIGLPLPPAYRSFLQAVGGEKLDYSVRLPACEPEPVQGFDELYQLGRDDAGEYGWGTLMGEYRRSRDGWLAENVPLTGLLPIARNGGSDTLFLDLNPATHGQLHAFVHAIAWPGYLGSHVFTKVTDDFDAYLDSLFIDPDMAEDAWADVAESDPSDLGGGPSRSGWTRNCQAGVLKPGPRPDLQTLSSRVFGSPRNSQGRVAQVVRASSLGSALPSEGSRQGRLPRRPAGLGGPSGPRLWSAWPWPGSERAFSSFDASASVTSGRRTTSVIQPPPPLSPMVMTPWAWSL; encoded by the coding sequence GTGTCTGAGGAGCTCTCGCGTTGGTATCGGGGCCGCCTGGTGGGCGGTCCGTTCTGGTCGTTCGACCCAGGCGAGTGCGCCGCGCTCGAACGGGAGATCGGGCTGCCCCTGCCACCCGCGTACCGCTCGTTCCTGCAAGCCGTCGGCGGGGAGAAGCTGGACTACTCGGTCCGCCTCCCGGCCTGTGAACCAGAACCGGTCCAGGGCTTCGACGAGCTCTACCAGTTGGGCCGTGACGACGCCGGTGAGTACGGCTGGGGAACTCTCATGGGCGAGTATCGGCGCAGTCGCGATGGGTGGCTCGCTGAGAACGTGCCCCTGACCGGCCTGCTGCCCATCGCCCGCAACGGCGGAAGCGACACCCTCTTCCTGGACCTGAACCCGGCCACTCATGGCCAGCTCCACGCGTTCGTCCATGCCATCGCCTGGCCGGGGTATCTGGGCAGCCATGTCTTCACAAAGGTCACCGACGACTTCGACGCCTACCTCGACAGCCTGTTCATCGACCCCGACATGGCCGAGGACGCCTGGGCCGATGTCGCCGAGAGCGATCCCTCGGACCTTGGCGGAGGACCGTCGAGGAGTGGCTGGACAAGGAACTGCCAGGCTGGCGTGCTGAAGCCTGGGCCACGACCTGATCTTCAAACGCTCTCCTCAAGGGTCTTCGGGTCCCCGAGGAATTCGCAGGGCCGCGTAGCCCAGGTAGTCCGTGCCAGCTCGCTCGGTAGCGCATTGCCGTCTGAGGGTTCACGCCAAGGGCGTCTGCCAAGACGGCCGGCGGGGCTTGGTGGACCATCTGGACCCAGGCTCTGGAGCGCGTGGCCATGGCCGGGATCCGAGCGGGCCTTCTCCTCCTTTGACGCGTCGGCGAGCGTCACCTCGGGACGCAGGACGACCTCGGTGATCCAGCCTCCTCCGCCGCTCTCCCCCATGGTCATGACCCCATGGGCGTGGTCCTTGTAG